A genome region from Trachemys scripta elegans isolate TJP31775 chromosome 2, CAS_Tse_1.0, whole genome shotgun sequence includes the following:
- the TPD52 gene encoding tumor protein D52 isoform X3 gives MHSELSGMDWRDTDLNEDYKSPFDFNSGVNKNYLYLSPSVNISPPGSPVQKNSGLLSSDTVPEVGEDAAATVNMTENLSEEEQEELRKELAKVEEEIQTLSQVLAAKEKHLAEIKRKLGINSLQELRQNITKGWQDVTSTSAYKKTSETLSQAGQKASAAFSSVGSVITKKLEDVKNSSTFKSFEEKVENLKSKVGGAKPAGGDFGEVLNSAANASATETITEQIQEETQ, from the exons ATGCATTCTGAACTGTCTGGGATGGATTGGAGGGATACAGATCTAAATGAGGATTATAAATCTCCTTTTGATTTCAATAGTGGAGTTAACAAAAACTATCTCTACCTGTCACCTAGTGTAAACATCTCTCCACCTGGATCACCTGTACAGAAGAATTCTG GTTTGCTGAGCTCAGACACAGTACCTGAGGTAGGAGAGGATGCTGCTGCTACTGTTAATATGACAGAAAATCTTtctgaagaagaacaggaggaacTAAGAAAAGAACTTGCTAAG GTAGAAGAGGAAATCCAGACGCTCTCACAGGTGCTAGCTGCCAAGGAGAAGCATCTAGCAGAGATCAAGAGAAAATTAGGAATCAATTCATTGCAGGAACTGAGGCAGAACATTACCAAAGGCTGGCAAGATGTGACTTCTACTTCAGC ATATAAGAAGACATCAGAAACCCTGTCTCAGGCTGGGCAGAAGGCATCTGCTGCTTTTTCATCAGTTGGCTCAGTCATCACAAAGAAGCTGGAAGATGTGAA aaATTCTTCTACTTTCAAGTCATTtgaagaaaaggttgaaaacttaAAG TCTAAAGTTGGAGGAGCCAAGCCTGCTGGAGGTGACTTTGGAGAAGTCTTAAATTCAGCTGCCAATGCTAGTGCCACAGAAACTATTACGGAACAGATACAGGAGGAGACCCAGTGA
- the TPD52 gene encoding tumor protein D52 isoform X2, which yields MHSELSGMDWRDTDLNEDYKSPFDFNSGVNKNYLYLSPSVNISPPGSPVQKNSGLLSSDTVPEVGEDAAATVNMTENLSEEEQEELRKELAKVEEEIQTLSQVLAAKEKHLAEIKRKLGINSLQELRQNITKGWQDVTSTSAYKKTSETLSQAGQKASAAFSSVGSVITKKLEDVNIRSIQHSISMPVMRNSSTFKSFEEKVENLKSKVGGAKPAGGDFGEVLNSAANASATETITEQIQEETQ from the exons ATGCATTCTGAACTGTCTGGGATGGATTGGAGGGATACAGATCTAAATGAGGATTATAAATCTCCTTTTGATTTCAATAGTGGAGTTAACAAAAACTATCTCTACCTGTCACCTAGTGTAAACATCTCTCCACCTGGATCACCTGTACAGAAGAATTCTG GTTTGCTGAGCTCAGACACAGTACCTGAGGTAGGAGAGGATGCTGCTGCTACTGTTAATATGACAGAAAATCTTtctgaagaagaacaggaggaacTAAGAAAAGAACTTGCTAAG GTAGAAGAGGAAATCCAGACGCTCTCACAGGTGCTAGCTGCCAAGGAGAAGCATCTAGCAGAGATCAAGAGAAAATTAGGAATCAATTCATTGCAGGAACTGAGGCAGAACATTACCAAAGGCTGGCAAGATGTGACTTCTACTTCAGC ATATAAGAAGACATCAGAAACCCTGTCTCAGGCTGGGCAGAAGGCATCTGCTGCTTTTTCATCAGTTGGCTCAGTCATCACAAAGAAGCTGGAAGATGTGAA TATACGCTCCATACAACATTCAATTAGCATGCCTGTTATGAG aaATTCTTCTACTTTCAAGTCATTtgaagaaaaggttgaaaacttaAAG TCTAAAGTTGGAGGAGCCAAGCCTGCTGGAGGTGACTTTGGAGAAGTCTTAAATTCAGCTGCCAATGCTAGTGCCACAGAAACTATTACGGAACAGATACAGGAGGAGACCCAGTGA
- the TPD52 gene encoding tumor protein D52 isoform X1, whose translation MHSELSGMDWRDTDLNEDYKSPFDFNSGVNKNYLYLSPSVNISPPGSPVQKNSGLLSSDTVPEVGEDAAATVNMTENLSEEEQEELRKELAKVEEEIQTLSQVLAAKEKHLAEIKRKLGINSLQELRQNITKGWQDVTSTSAYKKTSETLSQAGQKASAAFSSVGSVITKKLEDVKLQAFSHSFSIRSIQHSISMPVMRNSSTFKSFEEKVENLKSKVGGAKPAGGDFGEVLNSAANASATETITEQIQEETQ comes from the exons ATGCATTCTGAACTGTCTGGGATGGATTGGAGGGATACAGATCTAAATGAGGATTATAAATCTCCTTTTGATTTCAATAGTGGAGTTAACAAAAACTATCTCTACCTGTCACCTAGTGTAAACATCTCTCCACCTGGATCACCTGTACAGAAGAATTCTG GTTTGCTGAGCTCAGACACAGTACCTGAGGTAGGAGAGGATGCTGCTGCTACTGTTAATATGACAGAAAATCTTtctgaagaagaacaggaggaacTAAGAAAAGAACTTGCTAAG GTAGAAGAGGAAATCCAGACGCTCTCACAGGTGCTAGCTGCCAAGGAGAAGCATCTAGCAGAGATCAAGAGAAAATTAGGAATCAATTCATTGCAGGAACTGAGGCAGAACATTACCAAAGGCTGGCAAGATGTGACTTCTACTTCAGC ATATAAGAAGACATCAGAAACCCTGTCTCAGGCTGGGCAGAAGGCATCTGCTGCTTTTTCATCAGTTGGCTCAGTCATCACAAAGAAGCTGGAAGATGTGAA ACTGCAGGCATTTTCACATTCCTTTAG TATACGCTCCATACAACATTCAATTAGCATGCCTGTTATGAG aaATTCTTCTACTTTCAAGTCATTtgaagaaaaggttgaaaacttaAAG TCTAAAGTTGGAGGAGCCAAGCCTGCTGGAGGTGACTTTGGAGAAGTCTTAAATTCAGCTGCCAATGCTAGTGCCACAGAAACTATTACGGAACAGATACAGGAGGAGACCCAGTGA
- the TPD52 gene encoding tumor protein D52 isoform X4 gives MDPSSEQGLLSSDTVPEVGEDAAATVNMTENLSEEEQEELRKELAKVEEEIQTLSQVLAAKEKHLAEIKRKLGINSLQELRQNITKGWQDVTSTSAYKKTSETLSQAGQKASAAFSSVGSVITKKLEDVKLQAFSHSFSIRSIQHSISMPVMRNSSTFKSFEEKVENLKSKVGGAKPAGGDFGEVLNSAANASATETITEQIQEETQ, from the exons GTTTGCTGAGCTCAGACACAGTACCTGAGGTAGGAGAGGATGCTGCTGCTACTGTTAATATGACAGAAAATCTTtctgaagaagaacaggaggaacTAAGAAAAGAACTTGCTAAG GTAGAAGAGGAAATCCAGACGCTCTCACAGGTGCTAGCTGCCAAGGAGAAGCATCTAGCAGAGATCAAGAGAAAATTAGGAATCAATTCATTGCAGGAACTGAGGCAGAACATTACCAAAGGCTGGCAAGATGTGACTTCTACTTCAGC ATATAAGAAGACATCAGAAACCCTGTCTCAGGCTGGGCAGAAGGCATCTGCTGCTTTTTCATCAGTTGGCTCAGTCATCACAAAGAAGCTGGAAGATGTGAA ACTGCAGGCATTTTCACATTCCTTTAG TATACGCTCCATACAACATTCAATTAGCATGCCTGTTATGAG aaATTCTTCTACTTTCAAGTCATTtgaagaaaaggttgaaaacttaAAG TCTAAAGTTGGAGGAGCCAAGCCTGCTGGAGGTGACTTTGGAGAAGTCTTAAATTCAGCTGCCAATGCTAGTGCCACAGAAACTATTACGGAACAGATACAGGAGGAGACCCAGTGA